Proteins from one uncultured Desulfuromonas sp. genomic window:
- a CDS encoding transposase: MRKKRKNYTAQEKVAILKRHLVDQTPVSNLCDEYQLQPTVFYRWQKEFFENGAAAFEKDNSRQKKAEEKRIAQLEAKLQTKNEVLSELLEEHVQLKKELGEL; encoded by the coding sequence ATGCGAAAAAAACGTAAAAATTACACGGCTCAAGAGAAAGTTGCCATTCTCAAGCGCCACCTTGTTGATCAAACACCGGTCTCAAACCTGTGTGATGAATATCAGCTTCAGCCCACGGTTTTTTACCGCTGGCAGAAGGAGTTTTTCGAGAACGGTGCCGCCGCTTTTGAAAAAGACAACTCCCGCCAGAAAAAGGCTGAAGAGAAACGCATTGCCCAGCTCGAAGCGAAGCTGCAAACCAAGAACGAGGTTCTCTCGGAATTGCTGGAGGAACACGTTCAGTTAAAAAAGGAACTTGGGGAACTCTGA
- a CDS encoding IclR family transcriptional regulator, with amino-acid sequence MPAKKDKSEYIIQAVSHALDLLEQFHDDVDELGVTELSKRLKLHKNNVFRLLATLESRGYIEQNKATENYRLGLKSLELGQTFIKQMGLLRQAKLTLEHLVEECNETAYVAIFKENHVVYLDVVETDMTVRVVSRVGSRLPAYCTAAGKVHLAHMSDEELESVLPKELRTFTPSTHSSREGLKKELAEVYENGYAMDNEELDPGVRCIAAPIRDYTRRIVGAISLSGPSMRFTDERMTDELTPLVIDAAATLSTRLGYRH; translated from the coding sequence ATGCCCGCTAAAAAAGACAAATCGGAATATATTATTCAGGCTGTATCCCACGCCCTGGATCTGCTTGAGCAGTTTCACGATGATGTGGACGAACTGGGCGTTACTGAACTGAGCAAACGTCTAAAACTGCACAAAAACAACGTGTTCAGACTTTTGGCAACGTTGGAGTCTCGTGGCTATATCGAGCAAAACAAGGCAACGGAAAACTACCGCCTCGGTCTGAAATCCCTGGAGCTTGGTCAAACCTTCATCAAGCAGATGGGTCTGCTGCGTCAAGCAAAGCTCACGCTGGAGCATCTGGTGGAGGAGTGCAACGAAACGGCTTATGTTGCCATCTTCAAGGAAAACCATGTTGTCTATCTTGATGTGGTAGAAACCGACATGACCGTACGAGTGGTTTCCCGCGTCGGCTCACGCCTGCCCGCGTATTGCACCGCCGCCGGCAAAGTTCACCTTGCTCACATGTCTGACGAGGAACTCGAATCAGTACTGCCCAAAGAGCTGCGAACGTTTACCCCATCGACCCACTCCAGCCGAGAAGGACTCAAAAAGGAGTTGGCTGAGGTGTATGAAAATGGTTACGCCATGGACAATGAAGAGCTCGACCCCGGCGTCCGCTGCATTGCCGCGCCGATCCGTGATTATACCCGGCGCATTGTCGGTGCCATCAGCCTGTCCGGTCCTTCGATGCGCTTCACCGACGAACGGATGACTGACGAATTGACCCCGCTGGTGATCGATGCGGCTGCCACCCTGTCCACGCGACTCGGCTACCGCCACTAA
- the truD gene encoding tRNA pseudouridine(13) synthase TruD has product MSHYLTEHFPGTGGTIKESAEDFIVEEIPAYDPCGEGDHLYLRVEKQGMSTFAMIQRLATALGIKEKEFGYAGLKDSRAITRQLVSLPLIDEARITHLDLEGITILEARRHTNKLRLGHLRGNRFTIRVHGVTQGAEQCALDILHILEQTGVPNLFGPQRYGVLGTNHLVGRAMLQERFEEAAALIIGDPAGISNERWKTAATAYCNGDIDQALQAFPGRFRDERRLLHSLLKGQSHQQAVLGLPRKLLRLFLSAYQSHFFDRQVIMRLDSLDVLWPGDIAYIHAKGACFRVEESDEEQPRADRLEISPTGLLPGKKAMTAHGQTGILEQSLLEKENIETDRFTALPGLKLSGERRPLRVPLHQASCQQEDPETLLVNFALPAGSFATSVLREITKSTDG; this is encoded by the coding sequence ATGTCACACTATCTGACCGAACATTTTCCCGGCACCGGCGGCACCATCAAAGAGAGTGCAGAGGATTTCATTGTTGAAGAGATTCCGGCCTATGACCCTTGCGGTGAAGGCGATCATCTCTACCTGCGCGTTGAAAAGCAGGGCATGAGCACCTTTGCCATGATTCAACGCCTGGCCACCGCCCTCGGTATCAAGGAGAAAGAGTTCGGCTATGCCGGGCTTAAGGATTCCAGAGCCATCACCCGTCAGTTAGTGTCCTTGCCGTTGATCGACGAAGCCCGCATCACTCACCTCGATCTCGAGGGGATCACGATCCTTGAAGCGCGCCGCCACACCAACAAGCTGCGCCTTGGACATCTGCGCGGCAACCGCTTTACCATCCGTGTTCACGGCGTGACTCAGGGCGCTGAGCAATGCGCCCTCGACATTCTGCACATCTTGGAACAGACGGGTGTTCCCAACCTTTTCGGTCCGCAACGCTACGGCGTTCTGGGAACCAATCATCTGGTGGGGCGCGCCATGCTTCAGGAACGCTTTGAAGAAGCGGCAGCCCTCATTATCGGCGATCCGGCCGGCATCAGCAATGAACGCTGGAAAACCGCCGCCACAGCCTACTGCAATGGCGATATAGATCAGGCTCTGCAGGCTTTCCCCGGCCGTTTCCGTGACGAACGCCGCCTGCTCCACAGCCTGCTCAAAGGACAGTCCCATCAGCAGGCCGTGCTCGGCTTGCCACGTAAGTTGCTGCGTCTGTTTCTCAGCGCCTATCAATCCCATTTTTTTGACCGTCAGGTAATCATGCGCCTCGACAGTCTCGACGTGTTGTGGCCGGGGGACATTGCTTACATTCACGCCAAAGGCGCCTGCTTTCGCGTCGAAGAATCTGACGAGGAACAGCCGCGCGCTGACCGCCTTGAGATCAGCCCCACCGGATTGCTTCCCGGCAAAAAGGCGATGACGGCTCACGGTCAGACCGGCATCCTTGAGCAGAGCTTGTTGGAAAAAGAAAATATCGAAACGGATCGCTTCACAGCTCTTCCCGGCCTCAAACTCAGTGGAGAACGACGTCCTCTGCGCGTTCCTCTGCACCAGGCAAGCTGTCAGCAAGAGGACCCGGAGACTCTGCTGGTCAATTTCGCCTTGCCGGCAGGCAGCTTTGCCACCAGCGTCTTACGCGAAATCACCAAATCCACCGACGGATAG
- the trmB gene encoding tRNA (guanosine(46)-N7)-methyltransferase TrmB, protein MTQRQIEITSPTFIDAWKLPADQDIHQLFDQQQPLALEIGCGTGDFIVQRAAQQPDTNFLAIDIYNKGCYKSCRRIDKTDLANIRVMRMEARYLLSRFGRADMLSAIYINCPDPWPKKRHRDRRLVNTTLLTQMLYYLQPGGDLYFVTDVADYAEQVAELIPALPGYQNQLDTPFTLELEGYPLSKYMRRFLSQNLPVHFQHLKRREDFILPKEQLPVTEKGFRNRHNLDTPCHTI, encoded by the coding sequence ATGACACAGCGACAGATCGAAATCACCTCCCCGACGTTTATTGACGCCTGGAAACTGCCGGCAGATCAAGACATCCACCAATTGTTCGACCAACAGCAACCGCTGGCCCTGGAGATCGGCTGCGGCACGGGTGACTTCATTGTCCAGCGCGCCGCTCAGCAGCCTGACACGAATTTTCTGGCCATCGATATCTACAACAAGGGGTGTTACAAATCGTGCCGCCGCATTGACAAAACCGATCTGGCCAATATCCGGGTGATGCGCATGGAAGCCCGCTACCTGCTCAGCCGTTTCGGTCGTGCCGACATGCTCAGTGCCATTTACATCAACTGTCCCGACCCCTGGCCGAAGAAACGGCACCGTGATCGCCGTCTGGTCAACACCACCCTTCTCACCCAGATGCTCTACTATCTGCAGCCGGGGGGAGATCTGTATTTTGTCACTGATGTCGCCGACTATGCTGAACAGGTTGCCGAGCTGATCCCAGCTCTGCCCGGCTACCAGAACCAGCTGGACACGCCCTTTACACTGGAATTGGAAGGCTACCCGCTCTCCAAATATATGCGCCGGTTTCTCAGCCAGAATCTGCCGGTCCACTTTCAACATCTCAAGCGACGCGAGGACTTTATCCTGCCGAAAGAACAGCTTCCGGTCACGGAAAAAGGCTTTCGCAACCGCCACAATCTGGATACCCCATGTCACACTATCTGA
- a CDS encoding sodium:alanine symporter family protein, protein MNALMSSVNAFVWGPVMLALLVGTGVLLTVRLAGLQVTQLPHALKLVFSRSEDEERSEGDISSFQALTTALAATIGTGNIAGVATAIYLGGPGAVFWMWVCAVFGMATKYAEAVLAVHYRQHLPDGTMQGGPMRYLAEGLGMKWLGMLFAVMGSVAAFGIGSMVQSNSVAVALESTFGVSPLMTGLALAFLAAIVVIGGIRRIGRVTAKLVPVMAVLYVAAALVILVINVAHIPEAFALIFSHAFNPAAGSGGFAGATVAMAIRYGVARGVFSNEAGLGSAPIAHAAARTTSAVRQGLVAMTGVFFDTIIVCTMTALVILTSGVWDCGERSSALTALAFQTGLPHGGAMIVTLALAVFAYSTMIGWAYYGEQCIEYVFGLSARTPYRYLFCAVIAWGALQKIGFVWDFSDTMNGAMAIPNLLGLIGLSGVVVKLTRDYFSSARAN, encoded by the coding sequence ATGAATGCCTTGATGTCCAGTGTTAATGCTTTTGTCTGGGGTCCGGTGATGTTGGCCCTGCTGGTGGGAACCGGTGTCCTGCTGACCGTGCGTCTTGCCGGTTTGCAAGTCACCCAATTGCCCCATGCACTTAAGCTGGTGTTCAGCCGCAGTGAGGATGAAGAGCGTTCTGAAGGGGACATTTCATCGTTTCAGGCGCTGACGACAGCGCTGGCCGCCACCATCGGCACCGGCAATATCGCCGGGGTGGCCACGGCCATCTATCTCGGTGGGCCGGGAGCGGTGTTCTGGATGTGGGTGTGCGCCGTGTTCGGCATGGCCACCAAATACGCCGAAGCGGTTCTGGCGGTTCACTACCGTCAGCATCTGCCCGACGGTACCATGCAGGGTGGACCCATGCGGTACCTGGCCGAAGGGTTAGGGATGAAATGGCTCGGCATGTTGTTTGCCGTTATGGGCAGTGTGGCGGCCTTCGGTATCGGCAGCATGGTGCAGTCCAACTCCGTGGCCGTGGCTCTCGAAAGTACCTTTGGTGTCAGTCCGCTGATGACTGGTCTCGCCCTGGCGTTTCTTGCCGCCATTGTCGTCATCGGTGGCATCCGCCGGATTGGCCGGGTGACCGCTAAACTGGTGCCGGTGATGGCCGTGCTCTATGTGGCCGCGGCGTTGGTGATTCTGGTGATCAATGTCGCGCATATCCCTGAAGCGTTTGCCCTGATCTTTTCCCATGCGTTTAACCCGGCGGCCGGAAGTGGTGGCTTTGCCGGAGCCACCGTGGCCATGGCTATCCGTTACGGTGTGGCGCGTGGCGTGTTCTCCAACGAGGCTGGGCTCGGCAGTGCGCCGATCGCTCATGCTGCGGCCCGTACCACCAGTGCTGTACGTCAGGGGCTGGTGGCCATGACCGGGGTGTTTTTTGATACCATCATCGTCTGCACCATGACCGCTCTGGTGATCCTCACATCCGGGGTGTGGGACTGCGGCGAACGCTCCAGTGCTTTGACTGCGCTGGCCTTCCAGACAGGGCTTCCCCACGGTGGAGCGATGATCGTTACCCTGGCTCTGGCGGTGTTTGCCTACTCCACCATGATTGGCTGGGCTTACTACGGTGAGCAGTGCATCGAGTATGTGTTCGGGCTATCGGCGCGGACACCGTATCGTTATCTGTTTTGTGCCGTCATCGCCTGGGGGGCGTTGCAGAAGATCGGTTTTGTCTGGGATTTTTCCGATACCATGAACGGTGCCATGGCCATTCCCAACCTGCTTGGCCTGATTGGCCTGTCCGGAGTTGTCGTCAAATTGACCCGCGACTATTTTTCCTCTGCGCGAGCGAACTGA
- a CDS encoding primosomal protein N' produces the protein MENCYAEVAVLAPLPRTLSYRLPDKDGERVAPGIRVKVPLGRRSAVGVVVELKTFAVEDEAAQRERLKPIDAVLDDMPLLPERLLKFIDRASRYYVHPLGLALKTALPAGLSSLQGAPKIRQTRVYRATDTTANLRGSLQQQILSFIVEHQPVELAQLRDQFASPYPVLKRLEELGVICSDEQESLRDPFVGCQVIADHPPELNDAQLSAVRLISASLNDASFRPFLLHGITGSGKTEVYLHSIAAVLAADKQALVLVPEIALTPQLVARFRARFEQQGQRIGVLHSGLSAAERYDMWRAIVRDEVAIVIGARSAVFAPLTRLGMIVVDEEHDDSYKQGEGFRYQGRDMALLRGQMEQVPVVLGSATPSLTSYQRMQQGALTEVSLPTRIGDRTLPEVRLIDMREAEVEHGLSQELIEALQLRLERGEQSLLLLNRRGFSPYLLCRDCGASFRCPNCDITLTWHRQAGTLRCHYCDYVEQPQEQCPHCGGAAIEPEGMGTERLADELQERFPEARVARMDRDSTAAKGAQQKLVSRMEAGEVDILVGTQMIAKGHDFGAVTLVGILDADAALNFPDFRAAERSFCLLAQVAGRAGRGEVCGEVLVQTYAPDSPVLECAVTHDYRHFVALELPMRQLLLYPPFGYLVNLVVSGLDRPVVEGCAQRLAERLMSAQDMEVLGPAPCPLFRLRNRYRMQILLKAPTRSALRRVLNESSQWRSIFPATTSLAIDVDPADMM, from the coding sequence GTGGAGAATTGTTACGCAGAAGTAGCGGTTTTGGCACCCTTGCCCCGGACCTTGAGCTATCGGTTACCGGATAAGGATGGTGAGCGTGTGGCGCCCGGCATCCGTGTCAAAGTTCCTTTGGGCCGACGCAGCGCCGTTGGCGTTGTGGTTGAGCTCAAAACCTTTGCGGTAGAGGATGAAGCGGCACAACGTGAGCGTCTCAAACCCATTGATGCCGTACTCGATGACATGCCTTTGCTGCCTGAGCGGTTGCTGAAATTCATTGACCGGGCCAGCCGCTATTATGTCCATCCCTTGGGCCTGGCGTTGAAGACGGCTTTACCTGCAGGACTCTCTTCATTGCAGGGGGCGCCGAAGATACGCCAGACTCGCGTGTACCGGGCCACGGACACCACGGCTAATTTACGCGGCTCACTGCAACAACAGATCCTGTCCTTTATTGTTGAACATCAGCCCGTTGAACTGGCGCAATTGCGTGACCAGTTTGCCTCTCCTTACCCGGTGTTGAAGCGCCTGGAGGAACTTGGGGTAATCTGCAGTGATGAGCAGGAGTCGCTGCGTGATCCGTTTGTCGGCTGCCAGGTCATCGCGGATCACCCCCCCGAACTTAACGACGCTCAACTGTCTGCAGTCCGTTTGATTTCCGCCAGCCTCAATGACGCTAGCTTCAGACCGTTTTTGCTGCACGGTATTACCGGTAGCGGTAAAACCGAAGTCTACCTGCACAGCATTGCCGCAGTGTTGGCGGCCGATAAACAAGCGCTGGTCCTGGTGCCGGAGATCGCATTGACGCCGCAACTGGTGGCGCGTTTTCGTGCGCGCTTTGAACAACAGGGGCAACGGATCGGGGTGTTGCACTCCGGGCTGTCAGCCGCAGAACGCTATGACATGTGGCGGGCGATTGTCCGCGATGAGGTGGCCATTGTCATCGGTGCCCGCTCCGCTGTCTTTGCACCGTTGACACGGCTTGGTATGATTGTCGTGGATGAAGAACACGACGATAGCTACAAGCAGGGTGAAGGCTTTCGCTATCAGGGCCGTGACATGGCGCTGTTACGTGGGCAGATGGAGCAGGTCCCGGTGGTGCTGGGCAGTGCCACCCCGTCGTTGACCAGCTATCAACGTATGCAACAAGGCGCTTTGACGGAGGTTTCGTTGCCGACACGGATCGGCGACCGCACCCTGCCCGAAGTGCGGTTGATTGATATGCGCGAAGCCGAGGTGGAGCACGGGCTGTCTCAAGAGTTGATTGAGGCGTTGCAGCTTCGCCTCGAGCGAGGTGAGCAGAGTTTGTTGCTGCTCAACCGGCGTGGCTTTTCCCCCTATTTGCTGTGCCGCGATTGCGGTGCCAGTTTCCGCTGTCCCAACTGCGATATCACCCTGACTTGGCATCGCCAAGCCGGCACATTGCGCTGTCACTATTGTGACTATGTCGAGCAGCCCCAAGAGCAATGTCCTCATTGCGGCGGCGCGGCGATTGAGCCGGAGGGGATGGGAACCGAACGATTGGCCGACGAATTACAGGAGCGTTTTCCTGAAGCGCGGGTGGCGCGTATGGATCGCGATTCCACGGCAGCTAAAGGAGCCCAGCAGAAGCTGGTGTCGCGCATGGAGGCCGGTGAGGTTGATATTCTTGTCGGCACTCAGATGATTGCCAAAGGTCATGACTTCGGGGCTGTGACTTTGGTCGGGATTCTTGATGCCGATGCCGCGCTCAATTTTCCCGATTTTCGCGCTGCAGAGCGCAGCTTTTGTCTGCTTGCCCAGGTGGCCGGACGGGCTGGACGCGGTGAGGTGTGCGGTGAAGTGCTGGTGCAAACCTATGCGCCGGACAGCCCGGTGCTCGAATGTGCCGTGACCCATGATTACCGGCATTTTGTTGCGCTGGAGCTGCCCATGCGCCAGTTACTGCTTTATCCGCCTTTCGGATACCTGGTCAACCTGGTGGTGTCTGGTTTGGATCGCCCGGTGGTTGAAGGTTGTGCCCAACGTCTGGCCGAGCGGCTGATGTCGGCGCAGGATATGGAAGTTCTGGGGCCGGCCCCCTGTCCATTGTTCCGGTTGCGCAACCGTTATCGGATGCAGATTCTGCTCAAGGCGCCAACACGTTCAGCGTTGCGGCGTGTTCTCAATGAAAGTTCCCAATGGCGTTCGATCTTCCCGGCGACCACCAGCCTGGCGATTGATGTTGACCCGGCGGATATGATGTGA
- a CDS encoding DUF2959 domain-containing protein, translating into MTSTKRIVLATLVVTVLLAGCQSLYFSAMEKVGVHKRDILIDRVEDARESQQDTKEQFQSALDAFMAVTHYDGGDLEATYRDLNDVLERSEARADELSERIDAVEDVAEALFDEWQEELDQYHNLSLRRSSEKQLKTTRQRCDQLIRQMRRAEAKIEPVLVPLRDQVLYLKHNLNARAVNALSQELVQVRSDVASLLHELEVAVDEADRFIRTLEQQS; encoded by the coding sequence ATGACCTCCACAAAACGGATTGTACTGGCGACGTTGGTTGTGACGGTACTGTTGGCTGGCTGCCAGAGTCTCTATTTCTCGGCCATGGAAAAGGTTGGCGTCCATAAGCGCGATATCCTCATCGACCGGGTGGAAGATGCCCGCGAATCGCAACAGGACACCAAAGAGCAGTTTCAATCGGCCCTCGATGCCTTTATGGCTGTGACCCATTATGATGGCGGAGATCTCGAAGCTACCTATCGTGATCTTAACGATGTGCTGGAACGCAGTGAAGCGCGGGCTGATGAACTCAGCGAGCGCATTGATGCCGTGGAAGATGTCGCCGAAGCGCTGTTTGACGAATGGCAGGAAGAACTCGACCAGTACCACAACCTGTCGTTGCGCCGCTCCAGTGAAAAGCAATTGAAAACCACCCGCCAGCGCTGCGATCAGCTGATTCGTCAAATGCGGCGTGCCGAAGCTAAAATTGAACCGGTGCTGGTTCCGTTGCGCGATCAGGTCCTCTATCTCAAACACAATCTCAACGCGCGCGCCGTCAATGCTTTGAGTCAGGAGTTAGTCCAGGTGCGCAGCGATGTGGCCAGTCTTCTCCATGAACTGGAAGTGGCTGTGGACGAAGCCGATCGGTTTATCCGGACTCTTGAACAACAATCGTGA
- a CDS encoding sensor domain-containing diguanylate cyclase — MDHKEDLIEELHKLREENQRLAHENQRILRQRDETTRVFRNLFDKTPHIAVQGYSRERKLIYWNLYCEELYGYSKEEVLDRTWEELFIPEPMRQAAAKKIDAWVAQGEVMPPIEVVRRHKDGSQVPVYSQHVLVHTPQGDKEIYCLDIDLRELKRSEDLLEKTLILAVTDPLTGLYNRGYYNQTIVNEMQRARRDGKVLVYAMLDLDYFKKYNDTYGHLKGDELLTRLATVLKNHLARAGDHVFRMGGEEFLVLYAIDDPTDVPLMMDNLLMAIEDMNIAHRKNQPYGRVTSSAGVYLYRPEENLSADDLYSRADQALYAAKARGRNCCVFFHDLSTV, encoded by the coding sequence GTGGATCATAAGGAAGATCTCATAGAAGAACTCCACAAACTGCGCGAGGAAAACCAGCGTCTGGCGCATGAGAATCAACGGATTTTGCGCCAGCGCGATGAGACCACGCGTGTCTTCCGCAATCTGTTTGATAAAACTCCCCACATCGCCGTGCAGGGCTACAGCCGTGAGCGCAAGCTGATTTATTGGAATCTGTATTGTGAAGAGCTATACGGCTATTCCAAAGAAGAAGTGCTCGATCGAACCTGGGAAGAGTTGTTTATTCCCGAGCCGATGCGTCAGGCCGCTGCAAAAAAGATTGATGCCTGGGTGGCGCAGGGAGAGGTTATGCCGCCTATTGAGGTTGTCCGCCGTCACAAGGACGGTTCACAGGTGCCGGTTTATTCACAACATGTACTGGTGCATACGCCGCAGGGCGACAAGGAGATTTATTGTCTCGACATTGATCTGCGCGAGTTGAAGCGTTCCGAAGATCTGCTGGAAAAAACCCTGATTCTTGCCGTAACCGACCCATTGACCGGGTTGTACAACCGTGGCTACTACAATCAGACCATTGTCAACGAAATGCAGCGTGCACGGCGCGATGGCAAGGTGCTGGTGTATGCCATGCTCGATCTCGATTATTTCAAGAAATACAACGATACCTATGGTCATCTCAAAGGGGATGAACTATTGACCCGTCTGGCGACGGTGTTGAAAAATCATCTGGCCCGGGCCGGAGACCACGTATTTCGCATGGGGGGAGAGGAATTTCTGGTGCTCTACGCCATTGATGACCCCACCGATGTGCCGTTGATGATGGACAATTTGCTCATGGCGATTGAAGACATGAATATTGCTCATCGTAAAAACCAGCCCTATGGCCGGGTCACCTCCTCGGCTGGGGTGTATCTCTACCGCCCCGAAGAAAATCTTTCCGCCGACGATCTGTATAGCCGTGCTGACCAGGCCCTGTATGCCGCCAAGGCGCGGGGGCGCAACTGCTGTGTCTTTTTTCACGACCTCTCCACTGTGTAA
- the msrB gene encoding peptide-methionine (R)-S-oxide reductase MsrB translates to MLKRYVSILTWLLVLLPLPQAAVALPSRLEKATFAGGCFWCMEAPFEALDGVVEVVSGFSGGEEENPTYEQVASGHTRHLEAVQITYDPAKVDYATLLEIYWRQIDPTDDGGQFVDRGHHYRSAIFYHTDAQRQQAEASRNRLNASGRYSQPIVTAIRRYDAFYPAEDDHQDFHKRSARRYTTYRHYSGRDQYLDQVWGTERQMTQTTDNNTQMNTWEQRRQTFHQPDDATLKQQLTPLQYQVTQHEDTERPFDNPYNDEKRAGLYVDIVSGEPLFSSRHKFDSGTGWPSFYRPVTEDALVEKKDRKLFIVRTEVRSRLADSHLGHVFEDGPPPTGLRYCINSAALRFIPLETMAEEGYAAWIDRVEPDAAP, encoded by the coding sequence ATGTTGAAACGCTATGTCTCAATTTTAACCTGGCTGTTGGTGTTGCTGCCTCTGCCTCAGGCAGCGGTTGCGCTCCCGTCGCGGCTTGAAAAAGCCACGTTTGCCGGTGGCTGTTTTTGGTGTATGGAAGCCCCGTTTGAAGCTCTGGATGGTGTGGTTGAGGTGGTGTCCGGGTTCAGTGGTGGCGAAGAGGAAAATCCCACCTATGAACAGGTGGCGTCTGGTCATACCCGCCATCTGGAAGCGGTGCAGATCACCTATGATCCGGCCAAGGTGGATTATGCCACTTTGTTGGAGATCTATTGGCGTCAGATCGATCCCACGGATGACGGCGGTCAATTTGTCGATCGTGGCCATCACTACCGCAGTGCCATTTTTTATCACACCGATGCCCAGCGGCAGCAGGCCGAAGCTTCGCGCAATCGTCTTAATGCCAGTGGGCGTTACAGCCAGCCGATCGTCACGGCGATCCGTCGGTATGACGCCTTTTATCCGGCCGAAGACGACCATCAGGATTTTCACAAGCGCTCTGCGCGTCGTTACACCACTTACCGCCACTATTCCGGTCGGGACCAATACCTCGATCAGGTGTGGGGAACGGAGCGACAGATGACTCAGACGACAGATAATAACACTCAGATGAATACCTGGGAGCAGCGTCGCCAGACATTTCATCAGCCGGATGACGCGACCTTAAAACAGCAACTGACACCATTGCAGTATCAGGTGACGCAGCATGAAGACACTGAGCGCCCTTTTGACAATCCCTACAATGACGAGAAAAGAGCGGGACTCTATGTTGATATCGTCTCCGGAGAACCGCTGTTCAGTTCGCGGCATAAATTTGATTCGGGAACCGGCTGGCCGAGTTTTTATCGACCGGTCACCGAAGACGCTCTGGTCGAAAAAAAAGATCGTAAGCTGTTTATTGTCCGCACTGAAGTGCGCAGCCGATTGGCGGATTCCCATCTTGGTCATGTTTTTGAAGACGGACCGCCACCCACTGGATTACGCTACTGCATCAATTCGGCAGCATTACGATTTATCCCGCTGGAGACCATGGCTGAAGAGGGCTACGCTGCCTGGATTGATCGGGTCGAACCAGATGCGGCTCCCTAA
- a CDS encoding M48 family metallopeptidase, translating to MSECQGTYYDGHTTLSREVQLSADNGWLTISGHAFEQRYPLIQLRMSPPLGTLQRTLYLPDGGRCDIADDQLCCHLEQCLPKKHFLCFVHRWESSLKRAGLALLLTVAVVWGFIAFGIPILAGQVTEMIPPTIEVRTGEETLNLLDHAMLRPSHVEASRQTELRQLFSTILRDLGDNRPYQLLFRQSTAIGANALALPGGTVILTDDMVNLAKSDEELIAVMAHEIGHIKHRHALRMVIQNTSAGFLVAALTGDLLSTTSLSAALPTMLVESKYSRDMERQADEYAVHYLTKKHIPLTHFSAILNRLTNYHADGADKKRVDSWNQYLRTHPTTSERVQALHLTHRPAEITNQKK from the coding sequence ATGAGTGAATGTCAGGGTACCTATTATGACGGCCACACGACGCTGAGCCGTGAGGTTCAACTCAGCGCAGACAACGGCTGGCTGACAATCAGTGGACATGCCTTTGAACAGCGCTATCCGCTCATTCAATTGCGGATGTCTCCTCCTCTGGGCACATTGCAGCGCACCCTGTATCTCCCTGATGGTGGACGCTGCGATATCGCCGACGACCAGCTGTGTTGTCATCTTGAACAATGCCTTCCCAAAAAACACTTCCTCTGTTTTGTTCATCGCTGGGAATCCAGTCTCAAACGGGCAGGACTTGCCCTGCTGCTGACCGTGGCCGTGGTATGGGGTTTTATCGCTTTCGGCATCCCCATCCTCGCCGGACAGGTGACGGAAATGATCCCACCGACCATAGAGGTACGTACCGGGGAGGAAACGCTCAACCTCCTTGATCACGCCATGCTGCGCCCCAGTCATGTCGAGGCGAGTCGTCAAACGGAACTCCGCCAGTTGTTTTCAACGATTCTGCGTGACCTGGGAGATAACCGTCCCTACCAACTGTTATTTCGCCAATCAACAGCCATTGGCGCCAATGCCCTGGCACTGCCAGGTGGCACCGTCATTTTAACGGATGACATGGTCAACCTGGCAAAATCGGATGAGGAGCTAATCGCGGTCATGGCCCACGAAATCGGCCATATCAAGCACCGCCACGCGTTACGCATGGTTATTCAAAATACATCAGCCGGATTTCTCGTTGCAGCCCTGACCGGCGATCTGCTGTCCACCACGTCACTCTCAGCGGCCTTGCCGACCATGCTGGTCGAAAGTAAGTATTCACGCGACATGGAGCGTCAAGCGGATGAATACGCGGTACACTACCTGACAAAAAAGCACATCCCTCTGACCCATTTTTCGGCCATTCTCAACCGTCTGACCAATTACCACGCGGATGGTGCGGATAAGAAGCGCGTCGATAGCTGGAACCAGTATCTGCGCACCCATCCCACCACCTCAGAGCGCGTTCAGGCTCTGCATCTGACACATCGCCCAGCAGAAATCACCAACCAAAAAAAATAG